AACGACAAGAGCCGCCCAGTGACGGTTTGATTTGTCTATCAGTTCCCCACTCGGTCGTCTCAAGAGACATATAAGAGAAGGCAGCCGTGTTGGGAGCATTCATTGTTCCACTTGTCTCAGCTCAGAATGTCTGGTCGCGGTAAAGGAGGGAAAGGGCTCGGTAAAGGTGGTGCCAAGCGGCACAGGAAGGTGCTCCGTGATAACATCCAGGGGATCACTAAACCGGCTATCCGCCGTTTGGCTCGCAGAGGAGGTGTCAAGCGAATCTCCGGCCTCATTTACGAGGAGACTCGAGGAGTGCTGAAAGTCTTCCTGGAGAACGTTATCCGCGATGCCGTCACATACACCGAGCACGCCAAGAGGAAGACGGTCACCGCCATGGACGTGGTGTACGCGCTGAAACGCCAGGGCCGCACTCTCTACGGTTTCGGAGGTTAAACGTTTCGGCTGATGTTCGATAATTCATTCaaaccaaaggctcttttcagagccgccCACTCCTTCCCTCATAAGGCTATAATTCCACCAGGATGGCTCGGCTGTCTCAATGCTCCCTACAACATATTGGAGAACGAGAAATTACAGAGTAGCCTTCCGGTAACACAAACTCCAATGTGTTTCCTATCCATATAATGTTGCCTTATGTTTCCCCGAATATCCTGCTTCGTTTTCTGTTTGAATGCAATGCTCTCATAAAACATGAAATAAGGGCATTGGAGGCTGAGAGGGTTAAAGTCTTCCTTGTTAGTAAGACTAGAATCCTCTCTGCACTAAACTGCAGTCAGTATGTGATCTAAAACGGCCGGAGAGAAAAGCTGCTGTGATCGAAGCAGCCATTCCCGCTTTTTATATGGAAAACATGCTGCATACTGACTTTATACACCTCGAAACAGACCTAAAACTAGACATTCTATACTGTGATAATTATAGTTTGAGGAATCATTAGAATTCTCTAAGCATCACAGTCCATACAAATTATATGGCAGTCGTTTCCACCTGAGTATGAAAGGGTTAAACTATATGCATTTTATCATCACAAAATACTGCTTAATGAAACTGCAATCAGTATGTGGCCAGGAAATGGCGGGAGAGGAAAGTGGAAGAACAAAAAGCTGCTGTGAcagagccagcagggggactatatCGTGCAGGATTTAAACTTCGCCATTTTGTAACCGACTTTCCCGCTTTAAAAACGCCATGCAGAGAACGCTGAATGTATAAATTTGGTAATGAATACATTATAAGAGGGAAACAGACCCACCAAACTCctaattttaatttataaagtaTTCATTGAGATTGATATTGCTGGTTTGATCCATGATATGTATTAAACAAAAAGTAACCATTGCAATCTGTATACACGAGATGGCAGCATTGTATAATTTGTGAGAGAGGAGTGTGAATGGAAACACGTTTCATGTGTAAGCTAGATTGATACATTATAATAGTTTCAGGCTGTTGTATCTTTTAGTATACTTTATAACCAGCAGAATAAATGTTACACTATAGGTTCTGCCATTGAGAgtgttttacaatttattttagctTGAAGAAGATTTCAAAATTGAAATAGTGTAACGCGACAATCGATTACTTTTTACATTTCGCACATAGAGAATACTCTCGTAATATAGTCACAGCTCTCTCGTGGATTGTGTGGGTGGCTCTTAGAAGAGCCTTTGTGTTATTAGAGTTTGGGTGACGGGTCTttacttggcgctggtgtacttGGTCACTGCCTTGGTGCCCTCAGACACGGCGTGTTTGGCCAGCTCTCCGGGCAGTAAGAGCCGTACAGCGGTCTGGATCTcccgggaggtgatggtggagcgcTTGTTATAGTGAGCCAGACGGGAGGCTTCCCCTGCGATGCGCTCGaagatatcattgacaaaggagtTCATGATCCCCATGGCCTTGGAGGAGATACCGGTGTCGGGGTGGACCTGTttcagcaccttgtacacgtagatggcatagctctccttcctgctctttctgCGCTTCTTCCCATCCTTCTTCTGGGTCTTGGTCACGGCTTTTTTAGAGCCCTTCTTGGGTGCGGGAGCGGACTTGGCTGGTTCAGGCATGATGATCAGAGAAATCTTACGAAATTTCCAACAGAATAAAGAACACGTTCCCCAGCTGCTCTATATATAGAAGCCCTGGCAGTAAAGCCTGACCTGTGTGCATTTTCTATTGGTTCGTTCAGTAAGAGCATTGAGCATGGAACGCGGTAACCTACAGCGATTGGTTACTTTCTGAGTCGGACGCTGATTGGTGGCTTTAAAATGCAACCAATTAGATTAGAGCTCGCGGTATCTGAGATGGTATAAATAGCCGTGCAGGGGGCGCCAAGGTCTAGACGATAATTCGATTTCGTTTTGAAAATGTCAGGAAGAGGCAAACAGGGCGGCAAAGTCAGGGCTAAAGCCAAGACCCGATCATCCAGAGCAGGTCTGCAGTTCCCAGTCGGCCGTGTCCACAGGCTGCTCAGAAAGGGCAATTATGCCGAGCGGGTTGGAGCCGGAGCTCCGGtctatctggctgcagtgctggagtatCTGACCGCCGAGATCCTGGAACTGGCTGGGAATGCAGCCCGAGACAACAAGAAGACCCGCATCATCCCCCGCCATCTGCAGCTCGCTGTGCGCAACGACGAGGAGCTCAACAAACTGCTCGGAGGGGTCACCATAGCCCAGGGTGGGGTATTGCCCAATATCCAGGCTGTTTTACTGCCCAAGAAAACCGACAGCCACAAGCCAGCCAAGAGCAAGTAACTCCACTGTCCCTCAGCTCCCAAActtacacaaaggctcttttaagagccacccacaatCCCCAGAAAGAGCTCACACTGATATATGACTGTATGGAGGTGATCACTGTCTTGCTACATTCTTAtacggttattcactacagtgacacGTCAAAGGGAATTTAGTATTTAAGGGTCTAATACCTCTTTTTTACAGTCTCTGTAATTCGGCTAACGAACTAAGTGATGCTTTTCAAATTTCCATTAAAACACACCTAGCGGACTTTCCCTTTCTAACCATTGCTATTACTACTTGTTATACACTGGGGAGTCTTTAGTGAAACACACGAAATCGATCAAAAGCGGATTAATAGTTAAGTCACTATTGTGAACAATAGGAAAGTGCTGCATATCATTATAAGGTGGAAGGAAGTAAAGACTCCAATCCATCCCGATTTTCACACATCGGTAGATTCAATTAAACTTGAGatcttttggggtttttttgcctCAATTTTATAATTCAGGTTTTAGTGAATGAGCATGCCTCTCTTTCTACTGGTAATGCAAAAGAGGGCGGCAAATTCCAATTTCAAGTGACTTCCAAtcatgccacaaaaaaaaaaatctcaactcCAAAGCCAGTCAGATTTCTCCTAGGTGGGATTTAgtcacaccatatggccatgtGGGGGTCCTCTCCTGCTTCAAAATAAGCCAGTATGCCATACGGTGTAACTAAATTCCGTATTGCCAAGATAGGTCTAAGTAAGTAGTATTGTAAGATTTCATGCTGTATTTTGGGATGTGCTCTCCTTCACATGTACAAACCTTTTGGAAATGTATTACTGTTCTGCTTTAATTGTACTacgttgtttattttgttttccatatTTCTAAACACTAAAAATATAGATGAACCAaaaaccctctcccctccccctttaaaaaaaaataaataaatatatatttattcttgatGTGGTATCATTCAAGTAAGACACATAAAGTCATAGCTTTCCCATATTTTGTAAATTCTAGTAGGCTTAAATTTGTATACTTTCATATCACTAGAAATGAGGCAAATCTAATCAACATGAGGTTGAGGGTCAATCATCAAAGCCTGGGCCTCCTCCCTATTTTCTTCTCCCTTGCACAGTGGGTCAGCTAACTGCCTCCATCCACACATCAGgacatgcatgcacacattcACACGGCAAGGGATTTTATATACCACTCGAGATAATATTCTCAAAGCCAAGCGACTTTTTCTAAAAATGGTTTTCACTGAGACCTCATTGTGGGGCTGGACTATTCACGGTCCACAGACCCAACCCATGGGCAGCCTAGATTTCCTTTAAAACAGCCTTCTGTCCTCTAGGTAAGCCCACTGGTGCAAAATGGTAGAGGAGGGGTAGTCTCAATTAGGGTCACTACAGGCCACCTTTCCCACACCTGGCTTACACACAGGTTCCCTCGCCCACAGGCCATCATTCCCAGCTATTTAaataccctccctctcacaggaAAAGTACAACATTAACTTTCACAAGGTaagtacaaaagaaaaaatgcattactgtaaaaccaaaaataaaagcaGGTTGTGTCAAATAGACAGTGTGTCTGGGAAAACAAACAGCCCCAATGCAACCCATATGCCAGGCCGGGTGGTTTATAGAGGGTCTTGGCTCTTCTCCTCACCACCTCGTCTCAGACTGATTACGGCTTTGGGTGGATCTACATTCACCCTCGATAGTCGTAGAGGCGTCAATTGAAGGGTGCAAGTGACTCTCCAGCCGACAGTGTTGACACAGAATCTCCTTGAGGCACCCACCACCAGAGTACCTGCATCTTCGCCACTCCATCAGGACGGAGAATGGCAAatcatcaaatattttatttattttttaaattctttatttttgttgaggcatgtgattatgggggtacagaaaaaagagagggagacgttcaagagttgtacaggatggggtcgtcataacatattgacaaagtctcctatgattatcaacctcattttatatatatatagtaacatgctgtggctaaatactgttatctcttgctttaatactgtaatctctcgcaTTGATACTGTTTCCTCTCGCTTTAAtattgttatctctcgctttaatactgttatctctcgccttaatacggttatctctcgctttaatacggttatctctcgctttaatacggttgTCTTCTCGACTTAATACTGTCAACGTATAGTAGCTTACATGCAAGGCTGTACTCGGTTGGGACAGGTTAATTATTAAAcgttaggttacatgctagacagacatattatataataaagacCACTGACTACCAATTGTATTGTAGTCAAGGATAGCTATAACAAAATGAGGGTATGTTAGGCTAGGTGATATACAGTGCTCTGCATTAATGTTAggtacacacaaatatatgtatattaacagCCGCATAGTTACTCTTTCAGGAGATGGAATTACCCTTGTGAGTACACTTTTGATGGGCAGTCAGTGGTCGCCTGCCAAGGGACCCCCCTAAATATATCTCGAAGCATTTAAATAAAAGGGGATATAAGGACTGCTATGGTAGTTATAGTCCCGATGTGTGTCATGTTCGTATGGTGGCAGTCCCTGTATGGGCGATCCAGACGAGTGTCTGTCTTAGGCGGGAAAAGAGTCCCTGTTGCCGTGCCGATCATCGTGTACAGTATGGTGGCTGTAGGTGGTTAATCCGCGTTCGTTGGCCCGCATGCAGTGTGGAAGGTAAGGTTAAGTTGTTGTCCCTCTGTAGTGAGGCTAGTGGGGTATGAGGATGTGCTCGCCTGTTCCTGCTTGGCGTCCTTCGGCAGTCCGTCCTTGAGAAGTCAGAAGGGAGGGTGCCTCAGTCAGCCCTCGGGCATGGATAGCTGGGCATGCAGTCTCCGCCATTTTAAAGGTGGACTCTGCGCTCTGTGGTCTCTTGTGAAGGTGCCGCTTCTAGCCGGTGCTGCCCGCAAGTTTATTCTGTGCAGGGGGAGCGGTGTGGGTCGCTTCTGAGCCTCACTGCCGGTTTTGGTGCCAGCATccttggtctccgccatcttgcacGCTGCGCTTTGGTGCTGGATccaggcggccctgctgctgctccCGGGATGGTCGGGGCATgcgggggtggggaccgggatcacccccccggtccatgggggggggggaacggggccacaGCTCCACGGGTCTGGCTCCTGTCTGAGCACCGAtgagcaggatagcggggcagcgaccgtctgccccactcaccgccggagtaggcctcgttgATGCCAGTGAGGATTcatcccccaggggactgaaaccggtcgggccagcctcaccctgggtccggtACTCTCCACCCAATGTGTTTCACTGATTTTTGTCAActttttatgccaaaataaacTGATTGCTTGTTCTTCCGTTGTAAATTTCGggagctggtctgacatgcgaccatctcgctcggcggcctggccctgcccccatcatcaaatattttaatatgaaagTCCTCCATATCAACAGTGGAGTGGGCATCTGGGCCCACTGTTTCTTGTGCCCCTCAGGACCAGATATTTTTATGTCGATGTTGTGCTTCCAGTGATGGTACTGTGCGGTTAAGCCTCTGGACCTGTTGGGAGATCTTATCGTTTGTGTATGGGTCACAGTCAGTAGTCCCTCTCGTTCCTCCTCTCGGTATTTAACGTCGCTAATGAGTCGATTCAGGCTGCCTATTTCAGTTTGCTTTCTGCTAGGTCTGCTTTCCTAACCGCTTGTAGATCCTACAGGAGCTTTTCAATGTTCCCTTTAGCGGAGGGTGATGTGGCGGTATACCCTCTCGAGAATGGGTTACTACCGCCTGTGGTCGCCCCTTCCTAGTTGTGCCCAGTcctagagtgattatagctgcaaacCAGTGATTATAGTATTTTGCAGGAAGGCAAGCgtggtatcacccaaacactagtcgagacttagGGAAGGGTAAACAAGAACTGTTTATTGTAGGAAAGATACAAAGTATTTATGCACAGGCatcgctgtgtctgggagataatggtaTCTCCCGGACACAGGAAGCCGAACACACAAAAAACCCAAAACTCACCCAATACAGTAACACAACCCCATGCCATACATCACCAAATAGCTCCTGGTCCCAGCTATaatccctgcaaatagcggggcgatcggatgtacagagccagaGAAATCATCATATAAAGTCTGGGCTTAACACTCTGTACATTCTCACAAATAGTTCCACTTGGTTTAGGCCTGTAGAGTCAAACTACACGCCTAAACCATGCAGCAACCAATCAGCACTCACAGAGGGGAGGAGTTACAAGCTAAGCCCTTGAGGGCTCGCCGACCAATCGTGATAAATGGCGCAAACAAGTTTGAATGGCAGCTCCTTCTCCTATTGGTTGGCATGGATTTCCCAACCCAAGATAAGCTTACCCCCAAGGGTACAATTCAGCTCCCATGgagttatgaaaaaaatattgtgcaaTAGCGGAATTGACTTCCGCATGGCTGATTCAGGGCAGTTGCCCGATGTGCATGACATAATGGAAGTCAAATTGAGACAGAAATGTTCCATCTAGTGATTTGCTGCCGCATTCACGGCTTGCCAACTACTCGCGATGTAGCCCCACTTTCTAGTCGCATGTCTCTGCACCCTCATCAAGTGGCTCTGCTGCTCCTTCACAATGTCACTGTCCCATTGTCCACACTGTCACTGTCCCACACTGTCAGACTACTCCCTCTCCCACAATATAACTGCCCCaagttgtcacactgccccctccatcaCATTGTCACTGTCCCATTGCCCACAGTGTCACTGTCCCACTGCCCCACACTGTTAGACTACTCCCTCCCCCACAATGTCACTTACCCAAGCTGTCACACTGCCgcctccaaacacacactgtcccctccaccACAATGTCACAGGCCCCAAGCTGTCGCACTGCCAACTCCCAACATACACTGTCACGCTGCCCCCTCCACCACAATGTCACTGCCGCAAGCTGTCACACTGCCACTcccaacacacactgtcccctacacCACAATGTCACTGCCCCACTCCTACAATGTCATtgtcccacactgtcacactgcctcaCACTGTCATTGCCCCACACTATCAGACTACTCCCTCCCCCACAATGGCACTGCCCCAAGTTGTCacactaccccctcacacacactgtcacactacaccctccacatactgtcactgcCTCCCTCGGCCCCACACCCCACTACCTCAACCCTATAACCCCCAGCCCTCCACACAGCACCCCATGGCTACCACAGTAGAGCCACATCGCACCAACCCTCGCTGTTTACCCTTGTAAACAGCCCAGGCATTACAGGAACAACTGCCCCCAGCAAATCCGGATGGAGTGGAACTGACCCCCATCTAACCAGCCCTGAGCCGGAGCCCACTGTGAAGAGGGAAACCGTTACGGGGGTGGTCCAGGCGCAACCCAGGAAATTTGGCCAGTGCTTCATGAGATGGCCCCGGTACAAGCTGTGGAGGACAGCCATGCCGAGCATAGGCAAGTTGTCAAAATAAATGGCAAGGAGGCTCAGGGGCTAAGAGACACGAGGGGCACTCTGACCCTAGTACAGCCGCACCAGGTTAGCACCACGGCAAATACCGGCCGGACTGTGGCTGGTAGAGTCGCCGGCGGAGCCATCAATACACAGAGGTCGGCATCATGCAAGACTTACCGGCAGAGgtgtgaatacatacacacacacacacacacacacagatttctgaatgcacacaggcgttgctgaatgcacacaggctgatttatacacgtacacacagactgctgagtccatacacacagacatacagacatacagactgctgagtccatacacacacacacagacatacagactgctgagtacagacacagactgctgagtccatatacacacacagactgctgagtccatacacagacacacacacacacagactgctgagtccatacacagacacacacacacacatactgctgattccatacacacacacagactgctgagtccatacacacacacacagacatacagactgctgagtccatacacacacacacagacatacagactgctgagtacagacacagactgctgagtccatatacacacacagactgctgagtccatacacagacacacacacacagactgctgagtccatacacagacacacacacacacacacacatactgctg
Above is a genomic segment from Pelobates fuscus isolate aPelFus1 chromosome 6, aPelFus1.pri, whole genome shotgun sequence containing:
- the LOC134614307 gene encoding histone H2B 1.1, with amino-acid sequence MPEPAKSAPAPKKGSKKAVTKTQKKDGKKRRKSRKESYAIYVYKVLKQVHPDTGISSKAMGIMNSFVNDIFERIAGEASRLAHYNKRSTITSREIQTAVRLLLPGELAKHAVSEGTKAVTKYTSAK
- the LOC134614308 gene encoding histone H4: MSGRGKGGKGLGKGGAKRHRKVLRDNIQGITKPAIRRLARRGGVKRISGLIYEETRGVLKVFLENVIRDAVTYTEHAKRKTVTAMDVVYALKRQGRTLYGFGG
- the LOC134614306 gene encoding histone H2A type 2-B, which translates into the protein MSGRGKQGGKVRAKAKTRSSRAGLQFPVGRVHRLLRKGNYAERVGAGAPVYLAAVLEYLTAEILELAGNAARDNKKTRIIPRHLQLAVRNDEELNKLLGGVTIAQGGVLPNIQAVLLPKKTDSHKPAKSK